In Syntrophorhabdales bacterium, the DNA window CCTTTCTTTGACGTGCTCCGGTCCAAGCCCTTCGACGGGGCCCTGGACTACAATATCTATTCGATCCTTGAGCCCCTGAAACCTATGGGGAAATCTGTCACTCTCCGGCTCGCCCGTGTAATCTTGGAGCGCCTGTGGCCCTCCCAGAATGATGGTAAAGCCAATCTCGCGAAGAATGGTGATCAATTCAAAAATATCTTTTCTTCCGCTCAAATGGGAGAAGCCGATTATTCGTTCCTTGCCTTTGTAGTGCTCTTCGGCAAAAGAAAGAAATAGCTCCTTTTCAAAGTCGCGCGTGAGGCCCACCGCCATGGACGGAATGGCAAGCTGTCTCGAAAAATAGGTAGCTGCCACCTGAGCGCCAAGCAATCCATGCGGCTCGCCTGTATGATGAGTGCAGAAAAGCATCTTTCCAGGATATGAGTGATACTATGTCATATCCCTCGCTTCAATGCAATTGTCGATATATGCGCGGAAATTCTTGACTGCTCAAGGGTCTTATGTTTAAATTACAACCGTTGCCGGGGTAGCTCAGTCGGTAGAGCAGGGGACTGAAAATCCCCGTGTCAGTGGTTCGATTCCGCTCCCCGGCACTTCTCTCACCATTGTAAACTATACCCAACCCTTCCGTTAAATAGAGATTTCCTCCGGATACCTAGAGTGGCATTCTTTGAGCGCCGGCCTCAGTCTGTCAAAGCAGAGACCCTGTGCACTTCAGATGTAAGCCTCTTGCATAGCGTGGTTAGTGAACTCGGCATGAATCTTGAATCGTTTGTGGTGTGAGCGGTCATTTCCTAACCCTGAACGACTGGATTCCTGCCCCTCCGTTGCCTGCCGTGCTGTCCATCTTGATGGTGCTGGGGTTCAAACATCTGGGTGGTCGTCTCTGCCAGTTGCTATTTCGCGATTCAAACGATGCGTTGCGTGCTGCTTCGAGTTTTCTGGTTGCCATCGCGGTAGTAGCAACTGCACTGCAAATCATGCTTGTAGCATGGAAGATACCCGTCCAGCTATTCCGGGGTCTCGCATGGGCGCTTGCAGGTCTGGGTCTTGTGGAGATTTGGTCCATATGCCGTGCCGGCATCTTTCCTTCATGGAAAAGGGTTCCGGGCTTTCTTTCGGAACTGAGATTCATCGAACGCGCTACCGCCTGCCTTCTCCTGTCCGTATGTGCATGTCTTGCGCTTCTGGCACTCTCACCTCCGACGGACGCAGATTCGCTCGATTATCATCTGGGAGTGCCTCTTGAGTTTCTTCGAAGGGGAACTGCCTATCCTCGGTATGACTGGTTCCACGCGCGCCTCATAGGTTCAGGAGAAGTGCTCAATATGCTGGGACTGGCTGGAGGGACTGACATCCTGAACGCAACCCTGTCTGTGGCCGCTCTCTTTGCCCTTCTTATGGCGGTTATTTCGAGATTGGAGACAGGCAGAGACAGGATATTTGCTTTGGGCTCTCTCATAAGCTGCCCGTTCCTGCTCTTTCTCGTGCCCAATCAGAAGCCGTTTCTCTTGCCTGTTGCGGCGAATACCTTGGCGCTCTTGCTGCTATCCGAACGTTTCCGTTCTCTTGACGGACGATCAATCATGCTGGCTTTCGGATGCTGTTTCTTCGCGATGTCATGCAAATATTCCTTTTTGTTGTCAGGGAGTGTTGTCCTGTTTTTCGGCATGGTTGCAGCGTATATTTCCCGGCGTGCTGTCGTGGCCATCACTCTTGCGCTGGTGTTTTACCTGACGATGGTCTTTCCCATGGAGCTACAAAAATTTCTCTTCTACGGGGACCCTATTTCTCCCATGCTTGAGGTATTCAAGGAGCACGGCGATGCCGGCCTGACGAGGTTTGCACAGTATGTCCGTTATTACAGCATGTCTACTCTTTC includes these proteins:
- a CDS encoding DUF1420 family protein, which encodes MSGHFLTLNDWIPAPPLPAVLSILMVLGFKHLGGRLCQLLFRDSNDALRAASSFLVAIAVVATALQIMLVAWKIPVQLFRGLAWALAGLGLVEIWSICRAGIFPSWKRVPGFLSELRFIERATACLLLSVCACLALLALSPPTDADSLDYHLGVPLEFLRRGTAYPRYDWFHARLIGSGEVLNMLGLAGGTDILNATLSVAALFALLMAVISRLETGRDRIFALGSLISCPFLLFLVPNQKPFLLPVAANTLALLLLSERFRSLDGRSIMLAFGCCFFAMSCKYSFLLSGSVVLFFGMVAAYISRRAVVAITLALVFYLTMVFPMELQKFLFYGDPISPMLEVFKEHGDAGLTRFAQYVRYYSMSTLSFPLGIILPDTVGRLSSVLGLGVLSCCVVLFNARRSIVMVTAALAAMTVSYCAGARSAGYYLEPCMWFCIAAASAPWSKRKSVMHWLLVGQAAVMLLFSGFGVAKLFPGAVTPALREHVMNENAHQYAMMRWLDRMLPEHAVVLSTLRSHALMPRPFAAKDIVTWTDWTSQREREKSLSILKSHKLDTLVAEPAAAGELADRIEARCRETVAMSESLPLGTRNPWNRRDSTKLAVYGTCFAGISPRYTDYVVNR